One Fundulus heteroclitus isolate FHET01 chromosome 11, MU-UCD_Fhet_4.1, whole genome shotgun sequence DNA segment encodes these proteins:
- the LOC105919830 gene encoding angiopoietin-related protein 5: protein MMQSTTVLLLLLPQLVFSTTEGIIGRLNQSETASEELSDAPVKDQKAFRQAKDHDACSIPCDIAVKLLRDEKHSICGQLQQSLLAFGRSTRKLIRDVMEEQQRALDALSSQVTELTSKVQTLSSEVQRSNSEMYSIKPVQSHGRDCSDIKDSLTSVVPKIPSGIYIIHPEETDSSFEVFCEMDYMEGGWTVMQRRTDGLNDFKRSWAGYVDGFGNLAGEHWLGLKKVFHIVNQKDARFQLHVALVSNNDVTSYASYDDFRLDNETQFFRIHLGRYAGSAGDAFRGYDQEQNQDTAPFSASDVDNDGCNPSCSLANGTVESCSILHNHTGWWFNQCGLANLNGCPEDEDLNKGKRTHILWDTWRQSGVPYTIKSVTMKIRRLATNN, encoded by the exons ATGATGCAGTCAACAActgtcctcctgctgctcttgCCTCAGCTGGTTTTCTCCACA ACTGAAGGTATCATTGGACGTTTAAACCAATCAGAGACTGCCAGTGAGGAACTGTCTGACGCACCGGTCAAAGACCAAAAGGCTTTTAGGCAGGCCAAAGATCACGATGCTTGCTCCATCCCATGTGACATTGCCGTCAAGCTCCTCCGGGATGAGAAACACTCGATCTGTG GCCAGTTGCAACAGTCTCTGCTGGCGTTTGGACGCAGCACCCGGAAACTGATCAGGGAcgtgatggaggagcagcagagagctcTGGACGCCCTGAGCAGTCAG GTCACAGAACTGACGAGCAAAGTGCAGACGCTGAGCTCCGAGGTCCAGAGAAGCAACAGCGAGATGTACTCCATAAAACCTGTGCAATCCCACG GACGAGATTGCAGCGACATCAAGGACAGCCTGACGTCCGTTGTCCCGAAGATCCCCAGTGGTATCTACATAATCCATCCAGAGGAAACGGATTCTTCTTTCGAG GTCTTCTGTGAGATGGACTACATGGAAGGTGGGTGGACCGTGATGCAGAGGAGGACTGACGGATTGAATGACTTCAAACGATCCTGGGCTGGTTACGTCGATGGCTTTGGAAACCTTGCAG GGGAACACTGGTTGGGTCTAAAGAAGGTTTTTCACATCGTCAACCAGAAAGATGCTCGCTTCCAACTTCACGTAGCTCTAGTGTCCAACAACGATGTCACGTCCTATGCATCCTATGATGACTTCCGCCTTGATAACGAAACCCAGTTCTTCAGAATCCACCTGGGCAGATATGCAGGCAGCGCCG gtgATGCTTTTCGTGGCTACGATCAGGAGCAGAACCAGGACACGGCTCCGTTTAGCGCCTCGGACGTGGACAACGACGGGTGCAACCCTTCATGCAGCTTGGCCAACGGGACGGTGGAGAGCTGCAGCATCCTACACAACCACACAGGGTGGTGGTTCAACCAATGCGGGCTGGCGAACCTCAACGGTTGCCCTGAAGACGAGGACCTGAACAAAGGGAAGAGGACACACATCCTTTGGGACACCTGGCGGCAGAGTGGCGTGCCGTACACCATCAAATCTGTTACAATGAAGATCAGGAGGCTTGCAACCAATAACTGA
- the LOC118556486 gene encoding angiopoietin-related protein 5-like, giving the protein MMQSTTVLLLLLPQLVFSTTEGIIGRLNQSETGSEELSDAPVKDQKAFRQAKDHDACSIPCDIAVKLLRDEKHSICGQLQQSLLAFGRSTRKLIRDVMEEQQRALDALSSQVTELMSKVQTLSSEVQRSNSEMYSIKPVQSHGRDCSDIKDSLTSVVPKIPSGIYIIHPEETDSSFEVFCEMDYMEGGWTVMQRRTDGLNDFKRSWAGYVDGFGNLAGEHWLGLKKVFHIVNQKDARFQLHVALVSNNDVTSYASYDDFRLDNETQFFRIHLGRYAGSAGDAFRGYDQEQNQDTAPFSASDVDNDGCNPSCSLANRTVESCSILHNHTGWWFNQCGLANLNGSPEDEDLNKGKRTHILWDTWRQSGVPYAIKSVTMKIRRLATNN; this is encoded by the exons ATGATGCAGTCAACAActgtcctcctgctgctcttgCCTCAGCTGGTTTTCTCCACA ACTGAAGGTATCATTGGACGTTTAAACCAATCAGAGACTGGCAGTGAGGAACTGTCTGACGCACCGGTCAAAGACCAAAAGGCTTTTAGGCAGGCCAAAGATCACGATGCTTGCTCCATCCCATGTGACATTGCCGTCAAGCTCCTCCGGGATGAGAAACACTCGATCTGTG GCCAGTTGCAACAGTCTCTGCTGGCGTTTGGACGCAGCACCCGGAAACTGATCAGGGAcgtgatggaggagcagcagagagctcTGGACGCCCTGAGCAGTCAG GTCACAGAACTGATGAGCAAAGTGCAGACGCTGAGCTCCGAGGTCCAGAGAAGCAACAGCGAGATGTACTCGATAAAACCTGTGCAATCCCACG GACGAGATTGCAGCGACATCAAGGACAGCCTGACGTCCGTTGTCCCGAAGATCCCCAGTGGGATCTACATAATCCATCCAGAGGAAACGGATTCTTCTTTCGAG GTCTTCTGTGAGATGGACTACATGGAAGGCGGGTGGACCGTGATGCAGAGGAGGACTGATGGATTGAATGACTTCAAACGATCCTGGGCTGGTTACGTCGATGGCTTTGGAAACCTTGCAG GGGAACACTGGTTGGGTCTAAAGAAGGTTTTTCACATCGTCAACCAGAAAGATGCTCGCTTCCAACTTCACGTAGCTCTAGTGTCCAACAACGACGTCACGTCCTATGCATCCTATGATGACTTCCGCCTTGATAACGAAACCCAGTTCTTCAGAATCCACCTGGGCAGATATGCAGGCAGCGCCG gTGATGCTTTTCGTGGCTACGATCAGGAGCAGAACCAGGACACGGCTCCGTTTAGCGCCTCGGACGTGGACAACGACGGGTGCAACCCTTCATGCAGCTTGGCCAACAGGACGGTGGAGAGCTGCAGCATCCTGCACAACCACACAGGGTGGTGGTTCAACCAATGCGGGCTGGCGAACCTCAACGGTTCCCCCGAAGACGAGGACCTGAACAAAGGGAAGAGGACACACATCCTTTGGGACACCTGGCGGCAGAGTGGCGTGCCGTACGCCATCAAATCTGTTACAATGAAGATCAGGAGGCTTGCAACCAATAACTGA